DNA sequence from the Nicotiana tomentosiformis chromosome 3, ASM39032v3, whole genome shotgun sequence genome:
tgtaactctaagttaaggacaccatgtccttaatttttgagcttgtaactctcAGTTTAGGACTTCCTattcttaacttttgaacttgtaactctaagttcaggactacatgtccttaactttttaacttgtaactctaagttcaggactacatgtccttattttttgatCTTgaaactctaagttaaggactacatgtccttaatttctgtgcttgtaactctaagttaaggaccaagtgtccttaatttatgagcttgtaacttgaagtttaggactacctgtccttaactttttaacttataactctaagttcaggactacatgtccttaactttttaacttgtaactctaagttcaggactacatgtccttaatttctgtgcttgtaactttAAGTTaaagaccaagtgtccttaatttgtgagcttgtaacttgaagtttaggactacctgtccttaacttcttaacttgtaactctaagttcaggactacatatccttaactttttaacttgtagctctaagttcaggattacatgtccttaactttttagcttgtaactctaagttcaggactacctgtccttaactttttaacttgtaactctaagttcaggactacatgtccttaactttataacttgtaactctaagttcaggactacgtGTCCTTATTTTTTTAAGttggaactctaagttcaggactacctatccttaatttctgtgcttgtaacttgaagtttaggactatttgtcctaactttttaacttgtaactctaagttcaggactacatgtccttaatttctgtgcttgtaactctaagttaaggaccaagtgtccttaatttgtgagcttgtaacttgaagtttaggactacttgtccttaactttttaacttgtaactctaagttcatgactacatgtccttaactttttaacttgtagctctaagttcaggactacatgtccttaactttttaacttgtaactctaagttcaggaatacatgtccttaactttttaacttgtaactctaagttcaggactacacgtccttaactttataacttgtaactctaagttcaggactacatgtccttatttttttaagttgaaactctaagttcaggactacctgtccttaatttctgtgcttgtaacttgaagtttaggactatTTGTCCTTAACTtattaacttgtaactctaagttcaggactatatgtccttaatttatgttcttgtaactctaagttaaggaacacttgtccttaatttgtgagcttgtacCTCTATTCTAAGGACCAATGTTCGTAAATTATAAGCCGCTAACATTCTGATTCTTATTTTAAATACTATCTCACAGGCTTTAAAGAAAAACCTAGGATCAAAGATTGATACTTTATTGAAGCTTCTTGACAAACCTCATGAAAGGACCTTAGAGAGAGAACCTAGTGTTCCAATTAGCAAAGATGCAGTTGATGATCAATGTGATAATATATATGTGCATGTAGAAGATCATTATGAAAGCGATTATAGAGATGCGCATCTAGAAGATGAAACTGATAGTGGCATCGATATTGGGAAAGGTTAGATACAGTTTTTGAATTTGGTATCATTGAAATTTATATTCAATAGCATAATACATATAAACTTTTTTGTGATTACAAATGTGTATAGAATCTTTTGATAGAGTGCAAGTTCAAGATGGAATGGAATGTCAAGACCAGAAAAATCCAAAAGAGACAAGTGTAACAGACATAATTTGTAAATCTAGAGTGCAATCTCAGGATTTAGAAAATTCATTGGGAACAAGTATAAGTGAGATTGTATGCAAATGtgttaaaaaaatatatgatctATCTACACCTCTCTCACTTAAAGAGAAATTTGGAAATCAAAATGATGTCAATCAAGGTTAGATGGAATTTTCATGACATGTTGAATGTTAGTTTTAGTAAACTATTAGTAACAAGTATTAATTGTAAATGTTACAGAATCTTTTAAAACTGCAAGGAAAGAAGATGGAGTGGACTATCAAGATGATGAAATTTCAAAAGAGGGAAGTGGAGGACAATCTCAAGATATAGAAAATACCCAAGGAACAAGCATAAGTGAGATTGTTTGCAAATGTATAGAAGGAACATATGATATCTCTACACCTCTCTCTCTTACAGATAATATTGGAAGCCAAACAAATGCTAGTCAAGATAATGATTTAACTGGCATGACCTTGACAGTTGCAAAAAGTTACACGGAGTTTTTTTCATCTTATACATGTTTGTTTTAATCAAAGATTAGTAACAAGTACTAATTATGTAAGCTTTTGTAAATATTTTGCAGAATCTTGTGAACTTGCAATCGAAGAACATGGAGAACAgttgcaagataaagaaaatgcAATCAATATGTCAGCTCCATTGTCTGTTAAAGAAACACAAGAAGGCAACGTGGCCAACACAGGTATTGATTGTGTCCTTAATGTTGTATTCATAATTCAAATTGTCAGGacatttcaaaaattatgtcCTTAGTTTTTGTCTCTTCATTTGACAATTTGTTATAGAATTGACGAGTTGCAGCAAACTAATGTATATGTAGTGTTGCTTGCAGAGCAAAACAAATATGAAGCTGTTAACCAATATACTAGAAAAAGGAAGAGAGATAGTATTGGTTTTGATGGTCCATCATTTGCTATTCTTACTCCTACTCCTCCGACTACACAAATGAGCATTGATGAGGGCTTGTCTATGGAGGTTGAAGGAAATGTTGAAGAAGAGCTTGGTCGAGGGAAAAGGAATAAGAATCTTAGTTGGCAATTGAAATCTCCTTTTgaacagaaaagaaaaagaagaagatcgATGGCGTACAATGAAAATACTCCTAAGTATACAGGCTGgataaaatcaaaatatactcataCATGTATTTTTCATTATGCCAAAGATGATGAAAActtattgaagaaattcattgGGTGGTTGGGCAAGGAGAAAAGGAAAGGTCGCAAAAAAGTGTAAGCCCTTAAATGTATTCATTATTtcttaattgcttacatttatgTCTTGAACTTGTAATTTTAAATTCAAGACTAAGTGTATTGAGCTTCTAACTCTAACTTCATGACTAAATATCCTAaatttttgagcttgtaactctaagttaaggattaAGTATCCTTAACTTTTGAGATTGTATGTCTAAGTTCATgactaagtgtccttaactttttaacttgtaactgtaAGTAAAGGACTACCtatccttaatttttgaatttgcaactctaacttcaggtacaattgtccttaatttttgaactttcacTCTAAGTTCAAGACCAATtatccttaacttatgagcttgttactctaagtttaggactttaatttatgagcttgtaagtctaagttcaggaccaagtgtccttaacttttgaacttgtaactgtaagttaaggactacatgtccttaatttttgaatttgcaactctaacttcaggatcaattgtccttaatttttgaactttcactctaagttcaggaccaattgtccttaacttatgagcttgttactctaagttcatgactaattgtcctttaatttatgagctagtaagtctaagttcaggaccaagtgtccttaacttttgaacttgtaactgtaagttaaggacatcctgtccttaatttttgaatttgcaactctaacttcaggaccaagtgtccttaatttttgcacttctactctaagttcaggatcaaatgtccttaacttatgagtttgttactctaagttcagaactttaatttatgagcttgtaagtccaagttcaggaccaagtgtctttaacttttgaacttgtaactgtaagtttaggactacctgtccttaaattttgaatttgcaactctaacttcaggaccaagtgtcctaaaCTTATGACCTTGTTACtataagttcaggaccaagtatcCTTAATTAGGAATTGAGGACTAACTTATAAACTTTCTAACtttgatattttcaaaattttcaggaGACAAACTGATATATATGCTGAGGATAATGGTGTGAGAAAGAATCCATATAAATTGTACCATCAAAAAATCAGTAGAAAAATGTTCTTCCTTGAGCTTGCAGATAGTAGCTTTGTACTTGATGATAAGGTTTGATAATTCACAAGGcatttattttctttcttcttaatttattattttttaattatttatgactgatggatattttttctttttttgcctttttatGAAGCACATTGACATTGCCCTGTATTATTTGAGAAAGAAGGAATGCTACCACCCTTGCGCCCATCCTTTTCGTTGCATAACTACAGATATACTTTTTGATAACTATATGCTAATTGTGTATAAGGATTTCAATGAAGATGCTTCAGATTTATTTTGGTGTGATGATAATCAGTTGGTTCTCACACCATATGTGTGGGGTGACAATCGTAGATGTGGAATTGCTTGGACAGCGGTTGACAAAATCTTTTTTCCATGTCGGCTTCCTTCAGAAGATAATGATGTTGTGACACATTTTCTTTTGGGGGTATTAGACTTGAATAAGAGAAAGATTGATATGTACGATTCCATATATAGTGAGCCATATGAGCAAGGAATGAAACACATTGAAATGTATGCACGCATGATCCTCCACTTGCTAAAGTTCTCACAGTTTGAGAAAAATCATAAGTCTTTTGGAAATGCATTCAACAAATTTGATATTCAGTGGCAAAGATCACCAT
Encoded proteins:
- the LOC138908201 gene encoding uncharacterized protein, which gives rise to MLIVYKDFNEDASDLFWCDDNQLVLTPYVWGDNRRCGIAWTAVDKIFFPCRLPSEDNDVVTHFLLGVLDLNKRKIDMYDSIYSEPYEQGMKHIEMYARMILHLLKFSQFEKNHKSFGNAFNKFDIQWQRSPYQTGSTDCGAFLIKYVELLMMKKDVEKFQPEDISNFRKELAANLWAHGEWKRNYGYDTPPENVSDNYDSENKTSCPKEL